A region of uncultured Carboxylicivirga sp. DNA encodes the following proteins:
- a CDS encoding type IX secretion system membrane protein PorP/SprF → MYFQKYIRPLFLILLVLCTQIKETKAQQDPLYTQYMFNTLAFNPAYAGSRGTTSIMALSRHQWVGFEGAPTTQTITGHMPLGNIGVGMSIIHDKLSPANQTGVYFDYAYRIRTSENSHLSFGLKGGFNHFQLDVAQLLLASPNDPALTNIGSTSKYLPNFGFGLYWYSDKYFFGVSIPKLMENKLVNGDIEILGQAGAEVRHYFASAGFVFSLGEEVKVKPTILSRFTQAAPLSLDANLNLLFKEKLWVGAMYRMSDSFGGILQYQFTPQFRIGYAYDMTNNEFRNYNNGTHEIMISYELNFTKGKVQNPRYF, encoded by the coding sequence ATGTACTTTCAAAAATATATAAGACCCCTATTCCTGATTCTTTTAGTACTCTGTACACAAATAAAAGAAACCAAGGCACAACAGGATCCATTGTATACTCAATACATGTTTAATACACTGGCTTTTAACCCTGCATATGCAGGCTCCAGAGGTACGACCAGTATTATGGCTTTATCCCGTCATCAATGGGTGGGATTTGAAGGAGCTCCTACAACCCAAACAATTACCGGCCATATGCCACTAGGTAATATTGGTGTGGGTATGAGCATCATTCATGATAAATTGTCACCTGCCAACCAAACTGGTGTTTATTTTGACTATGCCTACCGTATCAGAACCTCTGAAAACAGTCATCTCTCATTTGGGCTAAAAGGAGGATTCAATCATTTTCAGTTAGATGTTGCACAACTACTTCTGGCTTCACCCAACGACCCAGCTTTGACGAACATTGGTTCTACCAGCAAATATTTACCTAATTTTGGTTTCGGACTTTATTGGTATTCTGACAAATACTTTTTTGGTGTTTCGATACCAAAACTGATGGAAAACAAACTTGTGAACGGAGATATTGAAATCCTGGGACAGGCTGGTGCTGAAGTAAGACACTATTTTGCTTCAGCCGGATTTGTTTTCTCACTGGGAGAAGAAGTAAAGGTGAAGCCAACGATATTATCCCGCTTCACACAAGCAGCACCATTATCATTAGATGCCAACCTTAATTTATTATTTAAAGAAAAACTATGGGTAGGTGCTATGTACAGGATGAGTGATTCCTTTGGTGGCATCTTACAATATCAATTTACTCCTCAATTCAGAATTGGATATGCATATGACATGACCAATAACGAATTTAGAAATTACAACAATGGAACTCATGAAATAATGATTTCATATGAATTGAATTTCACAAAAGGGAAAGTACAAAATCCAAGGTATTTTTAA
- a CDS encoding MFS transporter produces MDNHKGKFETGKVLLLSLAHFFHDVYTAFLAPLLPYLRESMGISLTFAGILSVVQRLPTLFNPFVGILAERTKSRYFVIFTPAVTAVSMSLMAVAPHKIFLVLLVLISGISSSFFHVPSPVMMRKVSGSRIGMGMSFYMVGGELARSVGPIAVVGAIELWGLKGITYFIPTGILASVMLFFRLRRISIAESIQTNSSMEYLKVFRKFLPLISTIALILFFRAAMKSALTFYLPVYITGHGDSKIWAGISLSILQAAGVVGTMFAGTISDKIGRRSMMIIATSAAPVLFFGFLYTTGVLQMVFLVLCGLFLFATGPVFLAIVNEYKTEHHNFVNAVFMTSTFLIGATMVMIVGVLGDIFTLETTYHIVGLFAFLAIPFSFRIPKKQ; encoded by the coding sequence GTGGATAATCACAAAGGAAAATTTGAAACGGGCAAAGTTTTATTACTTAGCCTTGCCCATTTCTTTCATGATGTTTACACTGCCTTTTTGGCTCCTTTACTGCCTTATTTAAGAGAAAGTATGGGAATTAGTCTGACATTTGCAGGTATTCTGTCTGTTGTTCAGCGTTTACCAACATTATTTAATCCATTTGTCGGAATTTTAGCTGAAAGAACAAAATCGAGGTACTTTGTCATTTTTACTCCAGCCGTAACAGCTGTTTCTATGAGTTTAATGGCAGTGGCTCCTCATAAAATTTTCCTTGTTTTATTAGTATTAATCAGCGGAATCAGTAGTTCCTTTTTTCATGTTCCGTCACCTGTTATGATGCGTAAAGTGTCAGGTAGCAGAATAGGTATGGGCATGAGCTTTTACATGGTAGGAGGTGAGCTGGCCCGATCAGTTGGCCCAATCGCTGTTGTGGGAGCAATTGAATTATGGGGTTTAAAAGGGATCACTTACTTCATCCCAACCGGAATACTGGCATCTGTTATGCTTTTTTTCAGATTACGACGTATCTCCATTGCCGAAAGTATTCAAACCAATTCGAGTATGGAGTACCTGAAAGTATTCCGAAAGTTTTTGCCTTTAATTTCTACCATTGCCTTAATACTATTTTTCAGGGCAGCCATGAAGTCGGCCTTAACTTTTTATCTGCCTGTTTATATTACCGGACACGGTGATTCCAAAATATGGGCAGGTATTTCATTGTCTATTTTACAGGCTGCCGGAGTGGTCGGAACTATGTTTGCCGGAACAATTTCTGATAAAATCGGGCGCAGAAGTATGATGATTATTGCTACCTCTGCAGCACCTGTTTTATTCTTTGGGTTTTTATATACTACAGGTGTATTGCAGATGGTGTTTTTGGTTTTGTGTGGTTTGTTTTTATTTGCAACAGGACCCGTATTTCTGGCTATTGTAAATGAATATAAAACAGAGCATCATAATTTTGTGAATGCCGTATTTATGACATCCACCTTTTTAATTGGTGCTACTATGGTTATGATTGTTGGTGTTTTAGGTGATATTTTTACACTTGAAACAACCTATCACATTGTTGGATTATTTGCATTTCTGGCCATACCATTTTCATTTCGTATTCCCAAAAAGCAATAA
- a CDS encoding DUF3127 domain-containing protein, with protein sequence MNFEISGNLIVKDDTVDISASFKKREFVIEVVNERNADWNDFIKFQLTQDKCSLLDPLQLGDKIKVSFNIRGRKWEKDGRVNYFSNLEAWRIEKEDGMLPPDAPAPSFSEAEIPPAGPDEDLPF encoded by the coding sequence ATGAATTTTGAGATTTCAGGTAATTTAATTGTTAAAGACGATACCGTAGATATTAGTGCCAGCTTCAAGAAGCGTGAGTTCGTTATTGAAGTTGTGAATGAGCGTAATGCAGATTGGAACGATTTTATTAAGTTTCAGTTGACACAAGATAAATGTAGCTTGCTTGATCCGCTTCAATTGGGAGATAAAATTAAAGTTAGCTTCAATATCAGAGGACGAAAATGGGAAAAAGACGGCCGGGTTAATTATTTTTCTAATCTGGAAGCATGGAGAATTGAAAAGGAAGATGGTATGTTACCTCCTGATGCTCCTGCACCAAGTTTTTCAGAAGCTGAAATACCGCCAGCAGGTCCAGATGAAGATTTACCATTCTAA
- a CDS encoding peptidylprolyl isomerase → MRTAEIHTEKGIMKVEFYEKDAPNTVDNFVKLAQSGFYDGLNFHRVIPDFVIQGGCPDGTGAGGPGYSIDCELTGDNQYHDKGVLSMAHAGRNTGGSQFFICHNRENTQHLDRQHTCFGKVVEGLDVIDDIRQGDKILKVVVNE, encoded by the coding sequence ATGAGAACAGCAGAGATACATACTGAAAAAGGCATTATGAAAGTAGAGTTCTACGAAAAAGATGCCCCAAATACCGTTGATAATTTTGTGAAGTTAGCACAGTCTGGATTTTATGACGGTTTGAATTTTCACAGGGTTATTCCTGATTTTGTTATTCAGGGAGGTTGTCCTGATGGTACTGGAGCAGGTGGACCTGGTTATTCAATAGATTGTGAATTAACCGGAGATAATCAATACCACGACAAAGGCGTGCTTTCAATGGCTCATGCTGGTCGTAATACAGGAGGATCACAATTTTTTATCTGTCATAATAGAGAAAATACTCAGCATTTGGATCGTCAGCATACCTGTTTTGGTAAAGTGGTTGAAGGTTTAGATGTTATTGATGATATCCGCCAGGGAGATAAAATTCTTAAGGTGGTAGTTAACGAGTAG
- a CDS encoding S28 family serine protease, which produces MHKIIIAIILSTVFVSSCITKPRSLDELLSSDYIVSCDSILADTTAFNEAYLIKFKQPVDHNDPGQGTFTQRIWLSHYSADAPTVIVTEGYSASRNYTTELAKILKTNQIIVEHRYFDDSKPETTDWQYLNIEQAAKDHHRIIEFFKEFYTGKWISTGISKGGQTSIYHRSYFPEDVDISVPYVAPINLGREEDRLFKFFDKVGTSEDRQKIKDFQLAVLNHRDEMMAKFQNLATDKGYTYRMGMEKAFDLVVMEYPFSFWQWHGNTNEIPVELDNVDVLFNHLAQYSDFSYPADQIWAGIKPFFYQAYTELGYYGYITGDLKPLLKGFDKDTISSCLFAPDGQNLKFDSEAMPKVMSRLKKSNPEILAIVGGTDPWGATSIITDSLSNTVKIVNASGNHRTRINNLNEVQKKQAIDQLKQWLQNE; this is translated from the coding sequence ATGCACAAAATAATAATTGCAATTATTCTTTCAACTGTTTTTGTAAGCAGTTGCATTACAAAACCTCGTTCTCTAGATGAACTTCTGAGTTCTGACTACATAGTGAGCTGCGATTCTATTCTGGCCGACACAACTGCTTTTAACGAGGCATATTTAATAAAATTTAAGCAACCCGTTGATCACAACGATCCTGGACAGGGAACTTTCACCCAAAGAATCTGGCTATCACACTATAGTGCTGATGCTCCCACAGTAATCGTTACGGAAGGATATTCAGCTTCCAGAAATTACACCACTGAACTGGCCAAAATTCTAAAGACAAATCAGATCATTGTTGAACATCGATATTTCGACGATTCGAAACCTGAAACAACAGATTGGCAATACCTCAATATAGAACAAGCCGCAAAGGATCATCACAGGATTATTGAGTTTTTTAAGGAGTTTTATACGGGCAAATGGATTAGCACAGGAATTAGTAAAGGTGGCCAGACTTCTATTTATCATCGCTCCTACTTTCCTGAAGATGTTGACATCAGTGTTCCTTATGTAGCTCCCATCAATCTTGGACGGGAAGAAGATCGCTTATTTAAATTCTTCGATAAGGTTGGCACATCTGAAGACCGACAAAAAATTAAAGATTTTCAGCTGGCCGTTTTAAATCATCGTGATGAAATGATGGCAAAGTTCCAGAATTTAGCCACAGATAAAGGCTATACCTATCGCATGGGGATGGAAAAAGCCTTTGATTTGGTTGTTATGGAATATCCTTTTTCATTTTGGCAATGGCATGGCAATACCAATGAAATACCTGTAGAATTGGATAATGTTGATGTACTTTTTAACCACCTGGCCCAATACAGCGATTTTTCTTATCCGGCGGATCAAATTTGGGCAGGTATTAAACCATTTTTCTATCAGGCATATACAGAGTTGGGTTATTATGGATACATAACAGGAGACTTAAAACCTCTTTTAAAAGGATTCGATAAGGACACTATCAGCAGTTGCTTATTTGCTCCAGATGGCCAAAATCTAAAATTTGACAGTGAAGCGATGCCGAAAGTTATGAGCAGATTAAAGAAATCAAATCCAGAAATACTTGCCATCGTTGGAGGAACTGATCCATGGGGTGCCACAAGTATAATTACCGACAGTCTTTCAAACACAGTTAAGATTGTTAATGCCAGTGGAAACCATCGAACCAGAATCAACAATTTAAACGAAGTGCAAAAGAAACAAGCAATTGATCAATTGAAACAATGGTTACAAAATGAATAG
- a CDS encoding ArsC/Spx/MgsR family protein, translating to MIGKAYILKSCSTCKRILKGAKEFGRLEVVDIKEMPLSEEVIDCLAKKAGSYEAIFNKQSKKYREKGLAHKEMSEEDIRTHIIGEYTFLKRPIFLIDNMIFIGNSNKSVTSLMNYLNMKYRQQ from the coding sequence TTGATAGGTAAAGCCTATATACTTAAATCATGTAGTACTTGTAAACGGATACTTAAAGGAGCTAAAGAATTTGGCCGATTAGAGGTTGTTGATATTAAAGAGATGCCTTTAAGTGAAGAAGTTATTGATTGCTTAGCAAAGAAAGCCGGAAGTTATGAGGCAATATTTAACAAGCAGTCGAAAAAATACAGGGAAAAAGGATTAGCACACAAAGAGATGTCGGAGGAAGATATCAGAACCCATATCATCGGAGAATATACTTTTTTAAAGAGACCTATTTTTCTAATAGATAATATGATATTTATAGGAAATAGCAATAAAAGTGTTACAAGTCTGATGAATTATTTGAATATGAAATACCGTCAGCAATAA
- a CDS encoding FMN-binding protein, with amino-acid sequence MKNVIVVILLVGLSSFSSIGDEIDYNHKTVMKTLIKNGNMINPSFEELILPKNIEDSCNFQGKFFTVIDSNDNTIKTIYIGRVNSCRAGGCSISNTEMNGPSEYFDYMVCFDKNNVVVLVKVFNYQATHGHEVTAKGWLKQFEGYSSGNRLEVGKNVDSISGATISVNGITKDIAEKTKVLVSIKQATSH; translated from the coding sequence ATGAAAAACGTGATTGTTGTTATATTATTGGTTGGCTTAAGTTCATTTTCTTCTATTGGAGATGAAATAGATTACAACCATAAAACTGTAATGAAAACTCTGATTAAGAACGGAAATATGATCAATCCATCTTTTGAAGAGTTAATACTACCCAAGAACATAGAAGACAGTTGTAATTTTCAGGGTAAATTTTTTACAGTTATTGATAGCAATGACAACACGATTAAAACAATTTATATTGGAAGAGTGAATAGCTGCCGAGCAGGTGGCTGTTCCATTTCCAATACCGAAATGAACGGGCCATCGGAATACTTCGATTATATGGTGTGCTTTGATAAAAACAATGTAGTTGTTTTGGTGAAAGTATTTAATTACCAGGCAACCCATGGACATGAGGTTACAGCCAAAGGTTGGCTCAAACAATTTGAAGGGTACTCATCAGGAAACAGGCTGGAAGTCGGCAAAAATGTTGATTCTATTTCAGGAGCAACTATATCGGTAAACGGAATAACAAAAGATATTGCTGAAAAAACAAAAGTACTGGTGTCAATTAAACAAGCTACATCTCATTAA
- the dinB gene encoding DNA polymerase IV, producing MVRKIIHIDMDAFFASIEQRDFPELKGKPVVVGSSSDRGVIAAASYEARKFGIHSAMPSRTAIKRCPDLIFQRHRFDVYKEVSRQIMSVFHEYTDLVEPLSLDEAFLDVTENKKGMASATLIASEIKQRIKEETNLTASAGVSVNKFLAKIASDQRKPDGLFVIKPDEVMDFIDQLPIKKFFGVGKKTAEKMYALDIHCGKDLQKFDLNRLVHHFGKAGVYFYHVCRGEDDRPVLPHRERKSVGIENTYGSDLYDPQQIKHEIEVLQTGLLKRLSRSGKTGKTITLKVKFDNFEQMTRSKTVEYLIKTEKQLSELVQMVLKEAPINRPVRLLGLTVSNFPEDRQVDATQLKIDFNEM from the coding sequence GTGGTTCGAAAAATAATACATATTGATATGGATGCCTTTTTTGCATCAATCGAACAACGCGACTTCCCTGAATTAAAAGGAAAGCCGGTTGTTGTTGGTAGCAGTAGTGACAGAGGCGTTATTGCAGCTGCCAGTTACGAAGCACGTAAATTTGGTATTCATTCTGCTATGCCTTCGCGAACAGCCATTAAACGTTGTCCGGATCTTATTTTTCAACGCCATCGTTTCGATGTGTACAAGGAAGTATCGCGACAGATTATGAGTGTTTTTCACGAATACACCGATTTGGTTGAACCCTTATCACTGGATGAGGCGTTTTTGGATGTAACTGAAAATAAAAAGGGTATGGCATCGGCTACGCTCATTGCCAGCGAGATAAAACAAAGAATAAAAGAGGAAACCAACCTAACGGCATCAGCAGGGGTTAGTGTTAATAAGTTTCTGGCCAAGATTGCAAGCGACCAGCGTAAGCCCGATGGTTTGTTTGTGATCAAACCCGATGAGGTGATGGATTTTATTGATCAGTTGCCGATCAAGAAGTTTTTTGGTGTTGGAAAGAAGACAGCTGAAAAAATGTATGCACTTGATATTCATTGCGGGAAAGATTTGCAGAAATTTGATTTGAACAGACTAGTGCATCATTTTGGTAAGGCAGGAGTGTATTTCTATCATGTTTGCAGGGGAGAGGATGACAGACCCGTTCTTCCACATCGTGAGCGTAAATCGGTAGGCATTGAAAATACTTATGGTTCAGATTTATATGATCCTCAGCAAATAAAACACGAAATAGAAGTACTTCAAACCGGTTTGCTAAAGCGTTTATCCCGATCGGGTAAGACAGGTAAAACCATTACACTTAAAGTGAAGTTTGATAACTTCGAACAGATGACACGCTCAAAAACAGTTGAATACTTAATTAAAACAGAAAAGCAGTTAAGTGAGTTGGTGCAAATGGTTCTAAAAGAAGCACCCATTAATCGGCCGGTTCGTTTGTTGGGGTTGACGGTATCTAACTTTCCTGAAGACCGACAGGTTGATGCGACCCAGTTGAAAATTGATTTTAATGAGATGTAG